In the genome of Christensenella timonensis, one region contains:
- the lepB gene encoding signal peptidase I, translated as MEENRSRTQSRVKRNRNEAKVKKKAIWGWVLAIVIAVAAAFLIRAFLFEIIMVDGPSMQPTLHTDERLAVEKVTRYGGLPQRGEIIIVHYPDGTNRNYVKRVIALPGETVEIKGSTVYVDGQALEEAYVSPEPYQDMPAAVVPEDSVFVMGDNRANSMDSRMVGAIPHDQIVGHAMAVIFPFDEWRGLNN; from the coding sequence ATGGAAGAAAATCGGAGCCGGACACAGAGCCGTGTCAAACGAAATAGAAATGAAGCTAAAGTGAAGAAAAAGGCGATATGGGGCTGGGTGCTGGCGATCGTGATCGCGGTGGCGGCGGCATTTTTGATTCGTGCATTCCTGTTCGAGATCATTATGGTGGACGGCCCATCCATGCAGCCTACGCTGCACACGGACGAGCGTCTGGCGGTGGAGAAGGTGACGCGGTACGGAGGGCTTCCGCAGCGCGGGGAGATCATTATCGTGCATTACCCGGACGGGACGAACCGGAACTATGTGAAGCGTGTCATTGCTCTGCCGGGGGAAACGGTGGAAATCAAAGGCAGTACGGTCTATGTCGATGGACAGGCGCTTGAGGAAGCATACGTCAGCCCGGAGCCGTATCAGGATATGCCTGCCGCAGTCGTGCCGGAAGACAGCGTTTTCGTGATGGGGGATAACCGGGCGAATTCGATGGACAGCAGGATGGTCGGCGCGATCCCGCACGACCAGATCGTCGGGCACGCGATGGCGGTTATTTTTCCTTTCGACGAATGGCGTGGGCTGAATAATTGA
- the glmS gene encoding glutamine--fructose-6-phosphate transaminase (isomerizing), translated as MCGIVGYAGDKNVIPVLIGGLQKLEYRGYDSAGVAYLDGGKMNVIKEKGKLAGLEKLVKGKCAEHTIGIGHTRWATHGEPSCANAHPHINMVGDLAIVHNGIIENYLQLKESLERKGIRFVSQTDTEVIVHLIHYYLKDDLKEAVSTAISKLKGSYALGVISERFPDEIVAVRKDSPLVVGLGKGENLIASDIPAILEYTRDVYFLNNGEIAVIKKDGVELFDEVLNPIACEPYTVEWDVSQAEKAGYPHFMIKEIEEQPRVLADTLTPRLKDGEVCFDEVGLTDDALKKIKKITIIACGTAYHASYVGKYIIERFARVPVEVEIASEFRYKNPIMNGDNFVIVVSQSGETADTIAALREAKKRGAYVMAIANVVGSTVAREADSVLYTRAGMEIAVASTKAYTTQLMCLYLFCLKLAYAKGKMAPEEYRANVSGLAAIPDKVADILGQKDLLQKFAYEHFTEKSVFYIGRGLDYALAMEGSLKLKEISYIHSEAYAAGELKHGTIALIEEGTLVVAVLTQGDLIEKALSNVKEVTARGAVVLVITQEKYKDMAKDVADKLIAIPDAADFAATMTAIIPMQIFAYYMAVQKGCDVDKPRNLAKSVTVE; from the coding sequence ATGTGTGGAATTGTTGGGTATGCAGGCGATAAAAATGTGATCCCGGTACTGATCGGCGGACTGCAAAAGCTGGAATACCGCGGCTATGACAGTGCGGGCGTTGCTTATCTTGATGGCGGGAAGATGAACGTCATCAAGGAAAAAGGTAAACTGGCCGGCCTGGAAAAGCTGGTGAAAGGAAAGTGTGCGGAGCATACGATCGGGATCGGGCATACGCGCTGGGCAACACATGGCGAGCCGAGCTGTGCAAATGCGCATCCGCACATCAATATGGTAGGCGATCTGGCGATCGTGCACAACGGCATCATCGAGAACTACCTGCAATTAAAAGAATCCCTGGAGAGAAAAGGGATACGCTTTGTTTCCCAAACGGACACGGAAGTGATCGTGCACCTGATCCACTATTATCTGAAAGACGACCTCAAAGAAGCGGTGTCTACAGCGATTTCCAAGCTGAAGGGCAGCTATGCGCTGGGCGTGATCAGCGAACGGTTCCCGGATGAGATCGTGGCGGTAAGAAAGGACAGCCCGCTCGTTGTGGGACTGGGGAAAGGCGAGAACCTGATCGCTTCGGATATCCCGGCGATCCTTGAGTATACGCGCGATGTGTATTTCCTCAACAATGGCGAAATCGCGGTCATCAAAAAAGACGGGGTGGAGCTGTTCGACGAGGTGCTGAACCCCATCGCATGCGAACCTTATACCGTGGAATGGGATGTTTCCCAGGCGGAAAAAGCGGGTTATCCGCATTTTATGATCAAGGAGATCGAGGAGCAGCCGCGCGTGCTTGCAGATACGTTGACACCGCGTTTAAAAGACGGGGAAGTGTGTTTTGATGAGGTAGGGCTCACAGACGATGCGCTGAAAAAGATCAAAAAAATCACCATCATCGCTTGCGGGACGGCTTATCATGCCTCCTACGTGGGTAAGTATATCATCGAGCGCTTTGCGCGCGTGCCGGTAGAAGTGGAGATTGCTTCGGAATTCCGCTATAAAAACCCGATTATGAATGGGGACAATTTTGTGATCGTCGTCAGCCAGTCGGGCGAAACGGCGGATACGATCGCCGCGCTGCGTGAAGCGAAAAAGCGCGGGGCATATGTGATGGCGATCGCCAATGTGGTAGGATCCACCGTTGCGCGCGAGGCGGACAGCGTGCTTTATACGCGTGCGGGCATGGAGATCGCGGTGGCGTCCACCAAGGCGTACACGACGCAGCTGATGTGCCTGTACCTCTTTTGCCTGAAGCTTGCTTATGCCAAAGGGAAAATGGCGCCGGAAGAATACCGCGCGAATGTGTCGGGGCTTGCCGCTATCCCGGATAAGGTGGCGGATATCCTGGGTCAAAAGGATTTGCTGCAAAAATTTGCTTATGAACATTTTACGGAAAAAAGTGTTTTTTATATCGGGCGCGGACTGGACTATGCGCTTGCAATGGAAGGGTCGCTCAAATTAAAGGAGATCAGCTATATCCATTCAGAAGCCTATGCCGCAGGCGAACTGAAGCACGGTACCATTGCGCTGATCGAAGAGGGAACGCTCGTCGTGGCGGTATTGACGCAGGGGGATTTGATTGAAAAAGCCCTGAGCAATGTCAAGGAGGTAACGGCACGCGGCGCGGTTGTGCTAGTGATCACGCAGGAAAAATATAAGGATATGGCAAAGGATGTAGCGGATAAGCTGATCGCGATCCCGGATGCGGCGGATTTTGCTGCGACAATGACGGCGATCATCCCCATGCAGATATTTGCCTATTATATGGCGGTGCAGAAGGGATGCGACGTGGACAAGCCGAGAAACCTGGCGAAGAGCGTCACAGTGGAATAA
- a CDS encoding HAD-IC family P-type ATPase: MADIQRYESPCKSGLTQEQVRSRVEQGLTNAYNTHTTKTYRQIFKDNFLTFFNILNAVFTVLIVMTGYIKELVFLLVVGGNLIIGLVQELTTKKTLDKLSVLVTAKVTVVRDCKESTINVTELVLDDIMLLKTGNQISADSILLEGTLEVNESLITGESDVIIKSPGDFLYSGSFVVSGNAYARVEHVGLDNYANKISADAKVTKKRHSELRSALNKILKVISIIIIPIGILLFLKQWLAVGLPIADNTVKTVGALIGMIPEGLILLTSISLAASAVILATKHTLVQDLYCIETLARVDVLCLDKTGTITEGRMQVEDIVPLRKADIPNLLANMAGALPDDNATMNAIREKFGKRFDYAVKHIIPFSSARKYSGVAFEDRGTYLLGAYEFIFPEPFEGVDPDQYAQDGYRVLVLAHSDYFAEDNAVPQGMHPLAFIMIADRIRTDAAETLAFFEQQKVDIKIISGDSPVTVSAIARRAGVKNPDAVDATTLDTPEKIDEAAKKYSVFGRVTPNQKKELIAALKRQDHTVAMTGDGVNDVLALKESDCSIAMASGSDAAKNISNLVLLDSNFATMPSIVNEGRKVINNIQRVATLFITKTVYAVLIALMTLILVDSSYPFTPLQLTLISFVNIGFPAFFLALEPNYAPIEKHFLISILEKSLPGGLCVVISILVVDLLGGVFQYSPDSVSTMCMMLAVAAGLWVVVKVSQPFTTARKIILGSSIGVFVLCLIFLRGFFDISPLSLPQTVVIAVNVILMPFIMKGIEHIVTKGAFSVLMKKQQKKIMDRLEKKERETGKRKDV, translated from the coding sequence ATGGCAGATATCCAGCGCTACGAGTCGCCGTGCAAGTCCGGGCTGACCCAGGAGCAGGTTCGTTCGCGTGTCGAGCAGGGCCTCACCAACGCATACAATACGCATACGACAAAAACTTACCGGCAGATTTTCAAGGATAACTTCCTGACGTTTTTCAATATTTTAAACGCGGTGTTCACCGTACTCATTGTGATGACCGGCTACATCAAGGAACTTGTGTTCCTTCTCGTTGTCGGCGGCAACCTGATCATCGGGCTCGTGCAGGAGCTCACTACCAAAAAAACGCTTGATAAGCTCTCCGTCCTCGTCACAGCCAAGGTGACGGTCGTGCGGGATTGCAAGGAAAGCACCATAAACGTTACAGAGCTTGTCTTAGATGATATCATGCTGCTGAAGACAGGCAACCAGATCAGCGCAGACAGTATCCTTTTGGAAGGTACGCTTGAAGTCAACGAATCCCTGATCACCGGAGAATCTGACGTCATCATCAAATCTCCCGGCGATTTTCTTTATTCGGGCAGCTTCGTTGTTTCAGGCAATGCCTATGCGCGCGTGGAACACGTTGGGCTGGACAATTACGCCAACAAAATTTCCGCAGACGCCAAGGTCACGAAAAAGCGTCATTCGGAGCTTCGCAGCGCACTGAATAAAATACTGAAGGTGATCAGCATTATTATCATCCCCATCGGTATTTTGCTGTTCTTAAAGCAGTGGCTGGCCGTCGGGCTTCCCATTGCGGACAATACCGTCAAAACCGTGGGTGCGCTGATCGGTATGATCCCGGAGGGGCTCATCCTGCTGACGAGTATTTCCCTCGCAGCGAGCGCGGTCATCCTGGCCACCAAACACACGCTGGTACAGGATTTATATTGCATTGAAACGCTTGCGCGCGTAGACGTGTTGTGCCTTGATAAAACGGGCACGATTACCGAAGGCCGCATGCAGGTAGAAGATATCGTGCCGCTGCGCAAGGCCGATATTCCCAATCTTCTCGCCAATATGGCCGGGGCGCTGCCCGATGACAATGCGACCATGAATGCCATCCGCGAAAAATTCGGCAAGCGCTTTGATTACGCCGTCAAGCATATCATCCCCTTCTCCTCTGCACGCAAATACAGCGGCGTGGCCTTTGAAGATCGCGGGACTTACCTTCTCGGCGCATATGAATTTATTTTTCCGGAACCTTTTGAAGGCGTCGATCCGGATCAGTATGCACAGGACGGTTACCGGGTGCTCGTACTCGCGCACAGCGACTATTTTGCAGAGGATAACGCAGTCCCACAGGGCATGCATCCGCTTGCTTTTATTATGATCGCCGACCGGATCCGGACAGATGCGGCGGAAACGCTGGCATTTTTCGAGCAGCAAAAAGTAGATATCAAAATCATATCCGGCGACAGCCCGGTTACGGTAAGCGCCATCGCGCGGCGCGCGGGCGTCAAAAACCCGGATGCTGTAGACGCTACCACGCTCGATACCCCGGAAAAAATCGACGAGGCGGCTAAGAAATACAGCGTATTCGGGCGCGTAACGCCCAACCAGAAGAAAGAACTGATCGCCGCGCTCAAAAGGCAGGATCATACCGTTGCCATGACGGGCGACGGCGTCAATGACGTACTGGCTCTCAAGGAATCAGACTGTAGTATTGCCATGGCTTCGGGCAGCGACGCTGCCAAAAATATTTCCAACCTCGTGCTGCTGGATTCTAATTTTGCAACCATGCCCTCCATCGTCAACGAGGGCCGCAAGGTCATCAACAATATCCAGCGCGTAGCCACGCTTTTCATTACCAAAACAGTCTACGCCGTTCTGATCGCGCTTATGACGCTCATTTTGGTGGACAGCAGCTATCCGTTCACGCCGCTCCAGCTTACGCTGATCAGCTTTGTCAATATCGGTTTCCCGGCATTTTTCCTTGCCCTGGAGCCAAATTACGCACCCATCGAAAAGCATTTTCTCATCAGCATCCTGGAAAAATCACTTCCCGGTGGTTTGTGCGTCGTCATCAGTATTTTAGTGGTCGACCTTTTGGGGGGCGTTTTCCAGTATTCGCCCGACTCCGTTTCCACCATGTGCATGATGCTTGCGGTGGCGGCGGGCCTGTGGGTCGTCGTCAAGGTGAGCCAGCCGTTCACCACGGCGCGCAAGATCATATTGGGCAGCTCCATCGGCGTCTTTGTGCTTTGCCTCATTTTCCTGCGCGGCTTCTTCGATATTTCGCCTCTGAGCCTGCCCCAGACTGTTGTGATCGCTGTAAACGTCATCCTGATGCCGTTCATCATGAAAGGGATCGAGCATATCGTCACCAAGGGAGCGTTTTCCGTCCTCATGAAAAAACAGCAGAAAAAAATCATGGATCGCCTGGAGAAGAAAGAAAGGGAAACCGGCAAAAGAAAGGATGTGTAG
- a CDS encoding putative signal transducing protein, translating to MPFCPKCCAEYDEGYSVCSDCGCGLVDQLPAPPEEPTPHAMHPVLLYSTDDLNSKILTNILEQEGIPVLARSKTLAGDYVSIYSGYSVYGKKLYVDQADLSRAREILENFLAVETPEDESQEDMSSRRLRKRALTLFLIFFGIPLGSAFVIWIIGLLSRFFV from the coding sequence ATGCCTTTTTGTCCGAAGTGCTGTGCTGAATATGATGAGGGGTATTCCGTATGCTCTGACTGCGGCTGCGGGCTTGTAGATCAGCTTCCTGCCCCGCCCGAAGAACCAACGCCGCACGCTATGCATCCGGTGCTGCTGTATTCCACGGACGACCTTAATAGTAAAATCCTCACCAATATCTTAGAGCAGGAGGGTATCCCTGTCCTGGCTCGGTCTAAAACGCTTGCCGGGGATTATGTCAGCATCTATTCCGGTTATTCCGTATACGGTAAGAAGCTTTATGTGGATCAAGCAGACCTTTCGCGCGCCCGGGAGATACTGGAGAATTTTTTGGCTGTCGAAACGCCAGAAGACGAATCGCAGGAGGATATGTCTTCCCGCCGGTTACGCAAGCGGGCACTGACGCTTTTTCTTATCTTTTTTGGCATTCCTTTGGGAAGTGCATTTGTCATTTGGATCATCGGGTTGCTTTCCCGGTTTTTCGTTTAA
- the gcvH gene encoding glycine cleavage system protein GcvH gives MHAPQNLKYTKTHEWIAFLEDGKAKIGITDYAQQALGDIVYVSLPHSGEEYKKGDIFADVESVKMEAEIYMPMDGRILTANMGLVQQPQKVNEDAYGAWLVEVRGLKDEGWMNADEYGKFVEGL, from the coding sequence ATGCATGCACCGCAAAATTTAAAATATACGAAAACGCATGAGTGGATCGCTTTTTTAGAGGACGGAAAGGCAAAAATAGGGATCACGGATTATGCGCAGCAGGCGCTGGGCGATATTGTGTATGTGAGCCTGCCACATTCCGGGGAAGAGTATAAGAAAGGCGACATCTTCGCGGATGTAGAATCTGTAAAAATGGAAGCCGAGATATACATGCCGATGGACGGCAGGATCCTGACGGCGAACATGGGTCTTGTACAGCAGCCGCAAAAGGTAAACGAGGACGCATACGGCGCGTGGCTGGTGGAAGTGCGCGGTTTAAAGGACGAAGGCTGGATGAATGCTGACGAATATGGGAAATTTGTAGAAGGGCTTTAA
- the glmM gene encoding phosphoglucosamine mutase, with amino-acid sequence MARLFGTDGVRGIANEKLTSKLAYDLGRAGAYCLTNEIHSARILIGKDTRGSGDMLESAMVAGICSAGAEAVVACTLPTSAIAYLTRHSGYDAGVVISASHNTVEYNGIKFFNSNGYKLADEIEDRIENIIMNDAEEIPQPTGKKIGRRVRLKKAAQDYIDFVVETTDVNLDGLKIVLDCANGAASEVAPWIFKLLGAEVIPYYNTPDGNNINENCGSTHPEQLSRLVSELGADLGLAFDGDADRLIAVDEHGSIVDGDKIMAISAMDMKKRGVLKKDTVVTTVMSNMGMEVTLKENGINMVRSDVGDRYVLEEMLKDGYNFGGEQSGHIIFLDHSTTGDGILSGVQLAAVMKREDKPLARLARPVSIYPQVLVNAKVSDDKKHDYETDGMIASEIKKLEQEFHGEGRVLIRTSGTEPLVRVMIEGKDKDAITKHAVSMAKLIEARLK; translated from the coding sequence ATGGCAAGACTTTTTGGTACGGATGGGGTGCGCGGCATCGCCAATGAAAAACTGACGTCGAAACTGGCGTACGACCTGGGGCGTGCAGGCGCCTACTGCCTGACAAATGAGATACACAGCGCGCGGATACTGATTGGGAAGGACACGCGCGGCAGCGGCGATATGCTGGAATCGGCGATGGTGGCGGGTATCTGTTCCGCGGGGGCGGAAGCTGTCGTGGCATGCACGCTGCCAACGTCCGCGATCGCGTATCTGACGCGGCATTCCGGATATGACGCGGGGGTCGTGATTTCCGCCTCCCACAATACGGTGGAATACAATGGGATCAAATTTTTCAATTCCAATGGATATAAGCTGGCGGACGAGATCGAAGACCGCATTGAAAATATCATTATGAACGATGCGGAAGAGATCCCGCAGCCGACGGGCAAGAAGATCGGCAGGCGGGTACGCCTCAAAAAAGCGGCGCAGGATTATATCGATTTTGTCGTGGAAACGACGGATGTGAACCTGGATGGTTTAAAGATCGTCCTTGACTGCGCGAACGGTGCGGCGAGCGAGGTAGCACCGTGGATATTCAAGCTTTTAGGAGCGGAGGTCATTCCGTACTATAACACGCCGGATGGAAACAATATCAATGAAAACTGCGGTTCCACGCATCCGGAACAGCTGTCGCGGCTGGTATCGGAGCTGGGAGCGGATTTGGGGCTGGCGTTTGACGGCGATGCAGATCGCTTGATTGCCGTGGACGAACATGGCAGCATTGTGGATGGCGATAAGATTATGGCGATCAGCGCGATGGATATGAAAAAACGTGGCGTGCTGAAAAAGGATACGGTGGTCACGACGGTAATGAGCAATATGGGAATGGAAGTGACGCTCAAGGAAAACGGGATCAATATGGTTCGCTCGGACGTCGGCGACCGCTACGTGCTGGAAGAAATGCTCAAGGACGGATACAATTTTGGCGGGGAGCAGTCAGGGCACATCATATTCCTCGACCATAGCACCACCGGGGACGGAATCCTTTCGGGCGTACAGCTTGCGGCGGTCATGAAGCGTGAGGATAAGCCGCTCGCACGCCTTGCGCGGCCTGTCAGTATCTATCCGCAGGTGCTTGTGAACGCGAAGGTGAGCGACGACAAAAAACACGATTATGAAACGGATGGGATGATCGCCAGTGAGATCAAAAAGCTGGAGCAGGAATTCCACGGGGAAGGCAGGGTATTGATCCGGACGTCGGGGACGGAGCCGCTTGTGCGCGTGATGATCGAAGGAAAAGATAAGGATGCGATCACCAAGCACGCCGTTTCCATGGCAAAATTGATTGAAGCACGCTTGAAATAG